A section of the Chloroflexota bacterium genome encodes:
- a CDS encoding carbohydrate kinase, with protein MPDSVLANPVFVGLDAGTTGVKATAFLDDGRDVASVRAELPMNSPVPGAAEQDPDHFVATCLTVLADCLRAVKERGHPIAAIGLSGIIGSLVVLDRQLRPLGMAFTWADLRCGPQVEEAIEALDHDSVYFQTGCQIHSIYTGPKIAWLARREPERFAAGRWFVPLKSYLLLKLTGSLLLDRSVGSGSGLLDTSGLSWNDDWLQFLGVDPGSLGELVESDHRCRLTSEAAAMLGVPRATPLIVGAADGMLSSLGVGAVGEGVYTAMIATSAACRTVDSRPILHPRRATWSYYLADGLWVNGGAISSAGIVYRWVRDTLFADRAGPEDYSPVNAAAEAAPPGADGLLMLPFLAGERSPNWNVNARGALLGMTLGHGRGHVARAAMESICLHLGHVMSALREICSAPRQVRTTGGFRGSSFWVQMLCDCLATPLALPQEGDASVLGAAMLAMRAEGAMESLLDAPKLVPIVGEVRPDPAAADHFARQRKRYEEMYATLEPQFAGLAG; from the coding sequence TTGCCGGACAGCGTATTGGCTAACCCCGTATTCGTCGGCCTGGACGCCGGTACCACCGGGGTCAAGGCAACCGCTTTCCTGGACGACGGGCGAGACGTTGCCAGCGTGCGCGCCGAGCTGCCGATGAACTCGCCGGTCCCAGGCGCGGCCGAGCAGGACCCGGACCACTTCGTAGCAACCTGCTTAACAGTTCTGGCAGATTGCCTCCGCGCGGTGAAAGAGCGTGGCCACCCGATCGCCGCGATCGGGTTGAGCGGGATCATCGGATCGTTGGTCGTACTCGACCGCCAACTGCGTCCGCTGGGTATGGCGTTCACCTGGGCCGACCTCCGTTGTGGCCCGCAGGTTGAAGAGGCGATCGAGGCCCTGGACCACGATTCCGTCTACTTTCAGACCGGATGCCAGATCCACTCCATATACACCGGCCCCAAGATCGCGTGGTTGGCCCGCCGTGAACCGGAGCGGTTTGCGGCCGGCCGCTGGTTCGTCCCGCTCAAGTCATACCTTCTGCTCAAGCTCACCGGCTCGTTGCTGTTGGATCGCTCGGTGGGTTCCGGGTCCGGCTTGCTTGACACCTCCGGTCTCAGCTGGAATGACGATTGGCTGCAGTTCCTGGGCGTCGATCCCGGTTCGCTGGGCGAGCTGGTCGAATCCGACCACCGCTGCCGGCTAACGTCCGAAGCTGCCGCCATGCTGGGGGTGCCGCGAGCCACCCCGCTGATCGTCGGCGCCGCCGACGGAATGCTCTCTTCGCTCGGCGTCGGTGCGGTCGGAGAAGGGGTTTACACCGCCATGATCGCCACCTCGGCCGCCTGTCGCACGGTCGATAGCCGTCCGATCCTGCATCCGCGGCGGGCGACCTGGTCCTACTACCTGGCCGACGGCCTCTGGGTAAACGGGGGCGCCATCTCCTCGGCCGGAATCGTGTATCGCTGGGTCCGTGACACCCTTTTTGCCGATCGGGCCGGACCCGAAGACTATTCCCCGGTGAACGCGGCCGCGGAGGCAGCCCCGCCGGGCGCCGACGGACTGTTGATGCTTCCATTCCTAGCCGGTGAGCGTTCGCCCAACTGGAACGTAAACGCCCGCGGCGCGCTGCTGGGCATGACCCTGGGGCACGGCCGCGGGCACGTCGCCCGGGCGGCAATGGAATCGATCTGCCTGCACCTTGGCCACGTAATGTCGGCCCTGCGCGAAATCTGCTCGGCGCCGCGGCAGGTCAGGACGACCGGCGGATTCCGCGGATCGAGCTTCTGGGTGCAAATGCTCTGCGACTGCCTGGCCACCCCGCTGGCCCTGCCGCAGGAGGGAGACGCCTCGGTCCTGGGGGCGGCGATGCTGGCCATGCGCGCCGAAGGCGCGATGGAATCGCTGCTCGACGCTCCCAAATTGGTTCCGATCGTCGGTGAGGTTCGGCCCGATCCGGCCGCCGCTGATCACTTCGCCCGCCAGCGGAAGCGCTACGAAGAGATGTATGCCACGCTCGAACCGCAATTTGCGGGCCTGGCCGGGTAA
- the dnaE gene encoding DNA polymerase III subunit alpha: MQASPRSDFVHLHVHSEFSLLDGMGKIPQLVSAAREQGMRALALTDHGSMYGAMNFYLEARRQGIQPIVGCEVYVAARAMDKKEGRRDQSSTHLTLLAENEVGYRNLIGMVSRAHLEGFYYRPRIDLDLLAAHSDGIVCLSGCPSSEVSRRIRQGNTDSALELAGFYRELFGADRFFVEVMNHGLDFERQLNVGLLEISKRLQAPLVGTQDVHYVGREDRDAHDALLCIGTKSRVADADRLRMEGHYHLAGPEEMAGVLAEFPDAFENTNLVAERCHLELDLGRISLPQVDLPEGRTAAEHLRALAVEGLNERRRGSSPGYRERLDYELGIICDLGFEVYFLIHAEIFQFVRQRGMLAGPRGSVGGSLVAFALGISGIDPIERNIPFERFLNEGRRDRPPDIDMDFPDNERATVIDYLARKYGRDHVAQIATFGTMAARQVVRDVGRVLEMPYDAVDRIAKAIPQNAVDPWDLRRALDNVDEIASAYADDPQVKRLIDLGLKLEGISRNPSVHAAGVVVSSSPLAEHLPLMRGQQGERVAQYTFETLETIGFLKLDILGLTTFRTLSTALGLIKTHHGRQIDIEKIPFDDSATFEMLSRGRTVGCFQLEGEGMTRALVQLKPTRVEDLAVLVALYRPGPMSNIDQYVAMKNAPERVSYLHPSLRPILEETYGVMVYQDQVLIAARELAGYSWPEIDVMRKALGKKIPAELAEQREKFLTGAAEREIPRQVAESIYELIEPFGGYGFNKAHAFYYGTVAYWTAYLKANYPREFMAAVLTTAAGDSAKLAAAIGECRKLGIKVEPPSVARSGADFEVDGPSIRFGLASIKGIGRQAAQSIVEKRGSGYTDMPDMCKRASDQIGRLQLEKLAKAGALDVFGERNALLGVIDPVIRHLQSLKSSGLLDQQSLFGAMQNGPGNGEAGISFALPSVESASPEECAGWERELLGINFTSDAMDEVIERLRAGRLKLPDQIDAGETGSKVATGGVVSQLRSFRTRNNNQMCAFQLVAGGSGGLAVTVLPRMYEKSRRHLEENTRLWLTGRVESDGPGVRLLIGDEDTVAPLAQLPADGPPPDRSARRSGSRRRRAPAHPEPRPGPQPPAELPDRALRLRMRLCGDEDADRGALAGLAACLRGNPGRNRVELELTGQGPRVLLAVPDPVGDPAGFLQDLPEAVELLPGGSPRT; this comes from the coding sequence ATGCAGGCGTCTCCCCGTTCGGATTTCGTACACCTGCACGTCCATTCCGAATTCAGCCTTCTGGACGGGATGGGCAAGATCCCGCAACTGGTCTCGGCCGCCCGCGAGCAGGGCATGCGGGCGCTGGCGCTGACCGACCACGGGTCAATGTACGGGGCGATGAATTTCTACCTGGAAGCCCGCCGCCAGGGCATTCAACCGATCGTTGGCTGCGAGGTCTACGTGGCCGCGCGCGCGATGGACAAGAAGGAAGGCCGGCGCGACCAGAGTTCGACCCACCTGACCCTGCTGGCCGAGAACGAAGTCGGCTACCGCAACCTGATCGGCATGGTTTCGCGAGCCCACCTGGAAGGTTTCTACTACCGGCCGCGGATCGACCTTGACCTGCTCGCCGCCCACTCCGACGGCATCGTATGCCTGTCGGGCTGTCCTTCCAGCGAAGTCTCGCGGCGGATCCGCCAGGGCAACACCGATTCAGCCCTGGAGCTGGCCGGCTTCTACCGGGAGCTGTTCGGCGCGGATCGATTCTTCGTCGAGGTGATGAATCACGGCTTGGATTTCGAACGCCAACTGAACGTCGGCTTGCTGGAGATATCGAAGCGCTTGCAAGCTCCGCTGGTCGGGACCCAGGACGTCCACTACGTGGGCCGCGAAGACCGCGACGCCCACGACGCGCTCCTGTGCATCGGGACCAAGTCCCGCGTCGCCGACGCCGACCGTCTCCGGATGGAAGGCCATTACCACCTGGCCGGGCCCGAGGAGATGGCCGGCGTCCTGGCCGAGTTCCCGGATGCGTTCGAGAACACCAACCTGGTGGCCGAGCGCTGCCACCTGGAGTTGGACCTGGGCCGGATCTCGCTTCCGCAGGTGGACCTTCCGGAGGGCCGCACTGCGGCCGAGCACCTGCGCGCGCTGGCGGTCGAGGGTCTAAACGAGCGCCGCCGCGGATCTTCGCCGGGTTACCGCGAGCGACTCGACTACGAACTGGGGATCATCTGCGACCTGGGGTTCGAGGTCTACTTTCTGATCCACGCCGAAATCTTCCAATTCGTGCGTCAGCGCGGCATGCTCGCCGGCCCGCGCGGGTCGGTCGGCGGATCGCTGGTGGCGTTCGCCCTGGGGATTTCCGGAATCGACCCCATCGAGCGCAACATCCCCTTCGAGCGGTTCCTGAACGAGGGCCGCCGCGATCGCCCGCCGGACATCGACATGGACTTTCCGGACAACGAGCGGGCGACCGTGATCGATTACCTCGCCCGCAAGTACGGACGCGACCACGTCGCCCAGATCGCAACTTTTGGCACGATGGCGGCGCGACAGGTAGTCCGCGACGTAGGGCGGGTCCTGGAAATGCCCTACGATGCCGTCGATCGAATCGCCAAGGCCATACCGCAGAACGCGGTCGACCCCTGGGATTTGCGGCGGGCGCTCGACAACGTGGACGAAATCGCCTCAGCTTATGCCGACGATCCTCAGGTCAAGCGGCTGATCGATCTGGGCCTGAAGCTTGAGGGAATCTCGCGTAATCCTTCGGTGCACGCGGCCGGCGTGGTCGTCTCCAGTTCGCCGCTGGCCGAGCACCTGCCGCTTATGCGCGGCCAGCAGGGCGAGCGGGTGGCCCAGTACACGTTCGAAACGCTGGAGACCATCGGTTTTCTCAAACTCGACATCCTGGGCCTGACAACATTCCGGACGCTGAGCACCGCGCTGGGCCTGATCAAGACTCACCATGGACGCCAGATCGACATTGAGAAGATCCCGTTCGATGATTCGGCGACGTTCGAAATGCTCTCGCGCGGCCGCACCGTGGGCTGCTTTCAGCTTGAGGGCGAGGGTATGACCCGGGCTCTGGTGCAGCTGAAACCCACCCGCGTGGAGGACCTGGCAGTCCTGGTTGCGCTTTACCGGCCCGGCCCGATGTCGAACATCGATCAGTACGTTGCGATGAAGAACGCGCCTGAGCGGGTCTCCTACCTGCATCCCAGCCTGCGGCCGATCCTGGAGGAGACCTACGGTGTGATGGTCTATCAAGACCAGGTGCTGATCGCCGCCCGCGAACTGGCCGGATACAGCTGGCCCGAGATCGACGTGATGCGCAAGGCGCTGGGCAAGAAGATTCCCGCCGAGCTGGCCGAGCAGCGCGAAAAATTCCTGACCGGGGCGGCCGAGCGCGAGATCCCGCGCCAGGTGGCCGAGTCGATCTACGAACTGATCGAACCGTTCGGCGGCTACGGCTTCAACAAAGCCCACGCTTTCTACTACGGGACGGTCGCATATTGGACCGCCTACCTGAAAGCCAACTACCCGCGCGAGTTCATGGCCGCGGTGCTGACCACCGCCGCCGGGGATTCGGCCAAGCTGGCGGCCGCAATCGGCGAATGCCGCAAGCTCGGCATCAAGGTCGAACCGCCCAGCGTGGCCCGTTCCGGAGCCGACTTTGAAGTCGACGGGCCGTCGATCCGGTTCGGCCTCGCTTCGATCAAAGGCATCGGCCGGCAAGCCGCCCAGTCGATTGTCGAAAAGCGCGGTTCGGGGTATACGGACATGCCCGACATGTGCAAGCGCGCTTCCGACCAGATCGGGCGCCTGCAGCTGGAGAAGCTCGCCAAGGCCGGCGCGCTCGACGTGTTCGGCGAGCGCAACGCCCTGCTGGGGGTGATCGACCCGGTCATCCGGCACCTGCAGTCGCTCAAATCCAGCGGATTGCTCGACCAGCAGTCGCTGTTCGGCGCGATGCAGAACGGCCCCGGCAACGGCGAGGCCGGGATCTCGTTCGCGTTGCCGTCAGTAGAGTCGGCCAGTCCCGAGGAATGCGCCGGCTGGGAGCGTGAGCTGCTGGGGATCAATTTCACCTCCGACGCCATGGACGAGGTGATCGAGCGGCTGAGGGCGGGCCGCTTGAAGCTGCCGGACCAGATCGATGCCGGCGAAACGGGATCCAAGGTAGCCACCGGCGGAGTGGTCAGTCAATTGCGCAGTTTCCGCACCCGCAACAACAACCAGATGTGCGCATTCCAACTGGTGGCCGGCGGGTCCGGCGGGCTAGCGGTGACGGTGCTGCCGCGCATGTACGAGAAGTCCCGCCGGCACCTGGAGGAAAACACCCGCCTGTGGTTGACCGGGCGGGTGGAATCGGACGGTCCGGGCGTCCGATTGCTCATTGGCGACGAGGACACGGTGGCGCCGCTCGCGCAACTGCCGGCCGATGGTCCGCCGCCCGACCGATCTGCTCGGCGTTCCGGGTCGCGGCGCCGGCGAGCTCCGGCCCACCCCGAGCCCCGGCCGGGACCGCAGCCGCCCGCCGAACTGCCCGACCGTGCGCTGCGCCTGCGCATGCGGCTCTGCGGCGACGAGGATGCCGATCGCGGCGCTCTCGCGGGGCTCGCCGCCTGCCTGCGCGGCAACCCGGGCCGGAACCGGGTCGAACTCGAATTGACCGGCCAGGGCCCGCGAGTGCTGCTGGCCGTGCCGGATCCCGTCGGCGACCCGGCCGGCTTCTTGCAGGACCTGCCGGAAGCCGTCGAACTCCTCCCGGGCGGTTCCCCGCGGACCTGA
- a CDS encoding MFS transporter produces MRALLTIAGNRILPGQTQPFRLLVVAGALYSLGFFAYNTVFTNFAVESIGITPFELGLLETIREIPGLLSVLMAAAVMMLLEPVVAGLALLLMAFGVLNYFYVDSVALLIVFSLIWSIGFHTWSPLAISLALRFGKDSDMGTRLGILRSSGNIAALAGIAVVYLVTAGFGFRPMFIFSGVMIGLGGLIMFTIRSQEHPPEQRIVIRPQYWLFYVLQILNGGRRHIFMTFAVFALVERYGTPISTITTLFLVNQVVSIFAAYVFGRWIDRYGERLVFVPSTFFIGLVFLGYAFIDSVNVLFALYVIDNLLFSNQLAISTFGKKMLIKASDLRPTMVTGQTMNHIAAVIVPITGGILWQQFGHVVPFVGGAVIAAASCVFGLLMTDRTQVSVEGPRFSPTSAT; encoded by the coding sequence ATGCGCGCGCTGCTGACCATAGCCGGGAACCGGATCCTCCCCGGACAGACCCAGCCCTTCCGACTACTGGTGGTTGCCGGGGCACTCTACTCGCTCGGGTTTTTTGCCTACAACACGGTCTTTACCAATTTCGCGGTCGAGTCCATCGGCATCACGCCCTTCGAGTTGGGTCTGCTGGAGACGATTCGCGAGATCCCCGGCCTTCTCTCGGTCCTGATGGCGGCGGCGGTGATGATGCTGCTGGAGCCGGTGGTGGCCGGACTCGCCCTGCTGCTGATGGCTTTCGGAGTCCTCAACTACTTCTACGTCGACTCGGTCGCCTTGCTGATCGTCTTCTCGCTGATATGGAGCATCGGATTCCACACCTGGTCACCGCTGGCGATATCGCTTGCCCTGCGGTTCGGCAAAGATTCCGACATGGGCACCCGGTTGGGGATCCTGCGCTCTTCGGGAAACATCGCCGCCCTGGCCGGAATCGCGGTCGTCTACCTTGTCACCGCCGGATTCGGATTCCGCCCGATGTTCATCTTTTCGGGGGTAATGATCGGTCTTGGCGGGCTGATCATGTTCACTATCAGGTCGCAAGAGCATCCGCCCGAGCAGCGGATCGTGATCCGTCCCCAGTACTGGCTCTTCTACGTCCTGCAGATCCTCAATGGCGGCCGCCGGCACATCTTCATGACCTTCGCGGTATTTGCCCTTGTCGAGCGCTACGGAACCCCGATTTCGACGATTACCACGCTCTTTCTGGTCAACCAGGTCGTGTCGATCTTCGCCGCTTACGTCTTCGGACGCTGGATCGATCGCTACGGAGAGCGGCTCGTCTTCGTGCCCTCGACGTTCTTCATCGGCCTGGTGTTTCTGGGCTACGCGTTCATTGATTCGGTCAACGTCCTGTTCGCCCTGTACGTCATCGACAACCTGCTGTTTTCAAATCAGCTGGCGATCTCGACCTTCGGCAAGAAGATGCTGATCAAGGCCTCGGATCTGCGGCCCACTATGGTGACCGGCCAGACCATGAACCACATCGCGGCGGTGATTGTGCCGATAACCGGTGGGATCCTCTGGCAGCAATTCGGTCACGTGGTCCCGTTCGTGGGCGGGGCGGTGATCGCCGCCGCCAGCTGCGTGTTCGGGTTGCTCATGACCGACCGGACCCAGGTTTCGGTCGAGGGTCCGCGCTTCTCCCCTACCTCGGCGACCTGA